The DNA window ATCGAAGGGCCGCTGTCATCAAGGTTTTACTATCTTTATGCAGAAGACGCCGAGCGCGGTGGACGCTGGGACGGCCCGATCAACATGTGCGTGGCTGAAAAAGAGTTCAAGATCGCCGGCGTAACCGACTGCGTCGCCCGGGGCTTCCAGCGCGCCGGATTCCAGGAATATGACACGGGCGAGCAGGCAAGCTGGATGGTCCAGCTGACCGATGAGTCCACAACGGGAGGCGCTCCAGCCGCCCCGGGAACAAACAGTCAATGAGACGCAGCCGCAAGGTCAAGATCCTCGCCACCATCGGTCCGGCCTCCTCGTCGGAGGAGATGCTGAAGAAATTGTTCGAAGCGGGCGCCGATGTGTTCCGCATCAATATGAGCCATACCGATCACGAATTGATGCGCACGCTGGTCGGGCGCATCCGCGCCGTCGAGGAAGCGGTCGGCCGGCCGATCGGCATCCTGGCCGACCTGCAAGGTCCCAAGCTGCGCGTCGGCAAGTTCGCAAATGGCAAGGAAGTGCTGACGCAAGGCCAGACCTTCACGCTCGACGACAATCCCGAGCCAGGCACCTCGACCAGGGTCTATCTGCCGCATCCGGAAATCCTGAGCTCGGTCGAAGCCGGTCACCGCCTGCTGATCGACGACGGCAAGCTCGAGCTGAAGGCGGTGAAGAGCGACGGCAAGTCGATCGTCTGCACCGTCGTCGCCGGCACCACGATTTCCGACAAGAAAGGCGTCAGCCTTCCCGACACCGACCTGCCGGTCGGTGCGCTGACCGAGAAGGACCGCAAGGATCTCGATGCCGTGCTGGCCACAGGCGTCGACTGGGTCGCGCTGTCCTTCGTGCAGCGACCGGAGGATCTGGCTGAGGCGCGCAAGATCGCGCGCGGCCGGG is part of the Mesorhizobium loti genome and encodes:
- a CDS encoding DUF1036 domain-containing protein, with the protein product MSSAGGQRMRSAFAMPLLSLAVSLSALVMASPARADFRVCNATQNLVGVGIGYRAKAGWITEGWWHIEGSSCKTLIEGPLSSRFYYLYAEDAERGGRWDGPINMCVAEKEFKIAGVTDCVARGFQRAGFQEYDTGEQASWMVQLTDESTTGGAPAAPGTNSQ